In Scylla paramamosain isolate STU-SP2022 chromosome 16, ASM3559412v1, whole genome shotgun sequence, the genomic window GTAATATAGTCATGTAACTTGATTCCAGATAAGACTGAAATTGTCAAGAGAATGTCTGAAGAAGCAGTGGAAGGCTTCACGGTGTTGGCCAAAGCCTTGGCTGATCAGGGTGTCCAGTACATGTTTGGGGTTAGTGGTACCAATAGAGATGCTGCAAgactgtgaaatacacacacacatacacacacacacacacacacacacacacacacacacacacacacacacacacacacacacacacacacacacacacacacacacacacaccattatataacatcatcatcatcatcatcattattattatcaattagcATATACTACTTAATCTCATTCTTCAATTGTTGATGGTTCTCACACCTTATGTAAGTCCATGTAAATACATAAAATCTCTGTGAAATTAAATTTCATTAAGTAAAATATTATAGATTACTATCACTAAACAGAACTTTATCTATGAGTATACCAGAGTGTCATTTGTCACTTGCAGATTGTAGGTATTCCAGTTATAGAGGTGGCTGTTGCAGCTCAGCAGGTTGGGATCAAGTATGTTGGGATGCGCAATGAACAAGCTGCATGTTATGCTGCACAAGCCATTGGTAAGATGTGCTTAGGTACTGTCTTGATTGTgaatgaaaagtgtaaaatgTTTCAGGCCTCACATTACATTCCAAGATTTATGGCAACTGGTCATTTGCAGTGTTTAGTATTTAGTGGTTCAGACTGTCTGAATGCATAATGAGAGAATATCTGTTGCTGTGCTATTTGAAATTTTTATTCCTctgtgttattttctcttttctttttattggtaGGATACCTAACAAGGAGACCTGGTGTATGCTTGGCAGTATCAGGTCCAGGTGTTCTGCATACAATAGGGGGCCTAGCAAATGCTCAGAGTAACTGTTGGCCAGTCTTGGTTATCGGTGGCTCAAGTGATGAGGACCAGGAGGGAATGGGAGCCTTCCAGGAATGCCCACAGGTTCATTCTATTATACTTGCCCAGTTCTTATTTACTATGTGTCTGTTTTGTAGTTATGAAACTATCAATAATGAGTTCTTAGGCTACTAATTAGAAGTTGTGATAACTACATCAGTGACATACTGTATTGTAATGTGCTTCAGGCAAGGATGGAAGAGACAAAACTGCTTTCAGACTCCTCTCTGTTTTATTCTCAAGTGTAAGTTTTTGTGTAACCTTATCATAAAACCCATAGAGCTATTGTTATATTTAAACAATTTTCTTTCAGGTTGAGGCATGTCGTCCTTATTGCAAATATTCTGCACGGCCCCCAAGCATTGAATTAATTCCCTACCATGTTGCAAAGGCCATTAAGAGCACCACCCACGGCAGGCCAGGGGCAGCCTACCTTGATCTACCTGGGAACCTCTTGTCTGGATCAGTGGATGAGTCTCTTGTGCAACCCTTTCCAAGGTATAATTGCTGCTGTGATAAATGAACTCATCCTTGTATTTAGTGATTTATTTATAATATTTGTTAGAAACACCTAATAATAATATGGTACCTGGAGATTGctgacttattattatttttttttttatttatttatttatttgtttattaatattatttattttatttttttccagtatcaTCACCTGTCTGTGTTGTAAAGGGAGTCTGCAATATTGGTTTGAGgaaatttatgtattttaaaaTTATTTCGTACATATCTTCAGGTGTCCTCCACCCCCAACATCTCTTGCTTCACCTCAAGCCATCTCAGAGGCAGTATCATTACTTGCTGGAGCCAGCCGgccactggtggtggtgggaaaagGAGCAGCTTATGGTGAGGCTGAGGAACAAGTGAACCGGTTCATTGAAAAAAGTggctttccctttcttcccacaCCAATGGGTAATGATACACTTTTATTATTTAAATTTTGGATTTTCTAAAGATTCCATTGATGTACAGTGACAAATAATTCTAGAAATGTGTGTAATGAGATTTATGTATCAGTTTAAAGTGAATTTTGTTAAAAACATTGAACAGTATATTGGCCATAAAAGTAACCAATAATTCTGCTTGTTCTCTGTATATTGGGAACATTGTATCCAATTCATTTTGGTATATGAATAAGAGTGGGAACAGTAATATACAGGTAATTGTTGATGCCCTAGGGAAAGGTGTGTTGCCTGACAACCATCCCCAGTGTGTGGCCCCGGCTCGCTCCCGAGCACTCCTGCAAGCCGATGTGGTGCTACTCCTTGGGGCAAGACTCAACTGGATCCTCCACTTTGGCCGCCCACCTCGTTATGCTCATGATGTGAAATTTATACAAGtaaattttggttttattacatttttcatAAATCTTTAATTAATTTCTGTAATAGATGGGCTTATTTTGTGAAATGATGTAGTTCTTTGAATTTGGATCCCAATCCAAGTTAATGCTGATCAGCATTAaggtatattttatttttattttcaggtGGATGTATGTGCTGAAGAATTTCATAACAGTGTTCAAGGAAGTGTGTGTCTGCTGGGGGATGTAAAAGAGATTTGTGGGCAGTTGGTGAAAGCTACACCAGGCATCCTTCATCCATCACAGTCCTCCTGGTGGGATGCCCTTCGAGAGAAGATGCAAGCCAACAGTGCTGTCAACAATGTAAGGTTTATCCTCATATTAATGAATGTGAAGGAGTAAAGTATGTGCTGCTTTATATTTTCacaagataagagaaaatattttTATAAATAGCATGACATATTTTTGCTCTGGAGATTAATTTCATCTACATCTACAGAAAATGGCCCTTGATACATCTGTGCCCTTAAACTACTATGCAGTATTTCACCACTTACACCAACTCCTTCCTGAAGACTGTGTTATTGTCAGTGAAGGAGCTAATACCATGGACATAGGACGAACCTTGCTACTCAACATGTAAGAGCAGTATAAATACAATATTCTAATATTAGGTAAATGCTTTTGTCAGCAGGGTGCACCAGTCATAAGTCTTTTATGTTGTTCTTATCTAAGTTTTATAATCACATTAATGTCAAGTTCTTTGCTTCATGAACTTTCCCATAACTCAACCCTCATGATAGTACTTATACACTCTTGTGAACACCACAACAGAAATGCATATTGATAATTTCATCTTGTCCTATGTACAGGCAAGTCACTCCTGCATGATTTCAGGTACCCCCGCCATAGACTGGATGCTGGAACCTTTGGCACTATGGGTGTTGGATTGGGTTATGCCATCGCTGCAGCACTCTGGGCACGTGACCATGCTCCAGGAAAAAggattgtgtgtgtggaaggggaCTCAGCATTTGGCTTTAGTGGAATGGAACTGGAGACGATATATCGTTACAAGCTTCCTATTATTATGATAATTGTGAATAATAATGGTAAGTTAATGTGATGTAAACTCAGTTGAATATGGATCAGAGTAAATGCTATAAAGGTTCTTGTTTTCAGAGATTTTTATGTCTCAGGTCCTTATATTGTATCTTGATATCCCAAACAGGCATATATGGTGGTCTGACAGAGGAGCTGTTCAATGACATTCGTGAAGGGACAGACCCTACCATCTCCACCCCTCCCAGCTCACTGTTACCCCAGGCCCATTATGAGCGAATGGCAGCTGTTTTTGGTGACATTGGGCATTTCTGCACCACAATTTCACAGCTTCAGAAAGCTGTCACCCAAGCCCTCAAGGATCATGGCAAACCTTCACTGATCAATGTCATGATCAGTCCAATGGCTCAGCGTAAAACTCAAGACTTTGACtggctaacacgctcaaagcTGTAAATACATTAAGGTATAGTAGGCTTTATTCttatgtgggttttaggttttcaGAATTATTGCTGATGGGAAAAAAGATGTACAGTTCCTTTATATGTTATAAGTGGCATGTTCAAGTGAATTCATAGTAAAGTGTATATCTTTTATTGTATGAAGACAAAATAAACTTGGAATAGTTTCATACATAAAATccacaataaacaaaaataaatataaccttTAACCATACCTGACTAATACCTTCATGGAAACttaattttatttagttttgtcCCTGTGTAGCTAGATCTCATTTGCAAATGTGAAGTGCCTGAAGGATCCTGAAGTTTGATCATATATCTACTGATGTAACATAACAAATCTTTAATAAAATTAGGTAATTTCACAAAACTAAGCAGCATATTGCTTCACCAAGCGATTGaattcttcttctttgatctTGATGTCTTCAACAAACTTATGAGTCTTGTGGTCATCCCTCAACTGGGCAAGGTATCTGCTGGCAACCTAGAAGTAAAAGTAATAATTACTTTTTTATACTacaatttgtttatctttcgGGGTGTGGCATAAACTATTTCTAGTCTCCTGAAGTaagggtgcacacacacacacacacacacacacacacacacacacacacacacacacacacacacacagcatgag contains:
- the LOC135107912 gene encoding 2-hydroxyacyl-CoA lyase 1-like isoform X2 yields the protein MSEEAVEGFTVLAKALADQGVQYMFGIVGIPVIEVAVAAQQVGIKYVGMRNEQAACYAAQAIGYLTRRPGVCLAVSGPGVLHTIGGLANAQSNCWPVLVIGGSSDEDQEGMGAFQECPQVEACRPYCKYSARPPSIELIPYHVAKAIKSTTHGRPGAAYLDLPGNLLSGSVDESLVQPFPRCPPPPTSLASPQAISEAVSLLAGASRPLVVVGKGAAYGEAEEQVNRFIEKSGFPFLPTPMGKGVLPDNHPQCVAPARSRALLQADVVLLLGARLNWILHFGRPPRYAHDVKFIQVDVCAEEFHNSVQGSVCLLGDVKEICGQLVKATPGILHPSQSSWWDALREKMQANSAVNNKMALDTSVPLNYYAVFHHLHQLLPEDCVIVSEGANTMDIGRTLLLNMYPRHRLDAGTFGTMGVGLGYAIAAALWARDHAPGKRIVCVEGDSAFGFSGMELETIYRYKLPIIMIIVNNNGIYGGLTEELFNDIREGTDPTISTPPSSLLPQAHYERMAAVFGDIGHFCTTISQLQKAVTQALKDHGKPSLINVMISPMAQRKTQDFDWLTRSKL
- the LOC135107912 gene encoding 2-hydroxyacyl-CoA lyase 1-like isoform X1 yields the protein MSVFLKASRCCPVAVNTLARRWPLTAALGTWSCIFQKVAYRNLQSSSHHYSTLIPDKTEIVKRMSEEAVEGFTVLAKALADQGVQYMFGIVGIPVIEVAVAAQQVGIKYVGMRNEQAACYAAQAIGYLTRRPGVCLAVSGPGVLHTIGGLANAQSNCWPVLVIGGSSDEDQEGMGAFQECPQVEACRPYCKYSARPPSIELIPYHVAKAIKSTTHGRPGAAYLDLPGNLLSGSVDESLVQPFPRCPPPPTSLASPQAISEAVSLLAGASRPLVVVGKGAAYGEAEEQVNRFIEKSGFPFLPTPMGKGVLPDNHPQCVAPARSRALLQADVVLLLGARLNWILHFGRPPRYAHDVKFIQVDVCAEEFHNSVQGSVCLLGDVKEICGQLVKATPGILHPSQSSWWDALREKMQANSAVNNKMALDTSVPLNYYAVFHHLHQLLPEDCVIVSEGANTMDIGRTLLLNMYPRHRLDAGTFGTMGVGLGYAIAAALWARDHAPGKRIVCVEGDSAFGFSGMELETIYRYKLPIIMIIVNNNGIYGGLTEELFNDIREGTDPTISTPPSSLLPQAHYERMAAVFGDIGHFCTTISQLQKAVTQALKDHGKPSLINVMISPMAQRKTQDFDWLTRSKL